In Parus major isolate Abel chromosome 8, Parus_major1.1, whole genome shotgun sequence, a single window of DNA contains:
- the LOC107207859 gene encoding riboflavin-binding protein has product MLRFAITLLAVITLSTCQKYGCLEGDTQKLKPSPEPRMQECTLYSKSSCCYADFTEQLAHSPVIKVSNSYWNRCGQLSKSCEEFTKKIECFYRCSPHAAHWIHPNDTAAIQAVPLCQSFCDDWYEACKDDSTCVHNWLTDWDWDESGENHCENKCVPYHEMYANGTDMCQSMWGESFKVSESSCLCLQMNKKDSIAIKYLLSKSSEESSSSSSSSSEEHACQNKLLKFEKLKQKEGEQTR; this is encoded by the exons ATGCTGAGGTTTGCTATCACCCTCCTTGCTGTCATAACATTATCCACCTGCCAAAAATATGGGTGTCTGGAAGGGGACACCCAAAAACTGAAGCCTAGTCCTGAGCCAAGAATGCAAGAGTGCACTCTCTACTCTAAAT CTTCCTGTTGCTATGCAGACTTCACAGAGCAATTGGCTCATTCCCCAGTAATTAAAGTAAGCAACAGCTACTGGAACAGATGTGGGCAGCTCAGTAAATC CTGTGAAgaattcacaaagaaaattgAGTGCTTTTACCGGTGTTCTCCACATGCTGCTCACTGGATCCATCCCAATGACACTGCTGCTATTCAGGCTGTTCCATTGTGTCAAAGCTTTTGTGATGACTG GTATGAAGCCTGCAAAGATGATTCCACTTGTGTTCATAACTGGCTGACAGACTGGGACTGGGATGAAAGTGGAGAAAACCACTGTGAGAATAAATGTGTTCCATACCATGAG ATGTACGCAAATGGGACTGACATGTGCCAGAGTATGTGGGGGGAGTCATTTAAGGTGAGCGAATCGTCCTGCCTCTGCTTGCAAATGAACAAGAAGGACTCGATTGCAATCAAGTATCTCCTCTCCAAAAGCTCAGAGGAAAgctcaagcagcagcagcagcagcagtgaggagcatGCCTGCCAAAATAAACTCCTGAAGTTTGAGAAACTAAAGCAAAAGGAAGGTGAACAGACAAGATAA